The following proteins come from a genomic window of Vanessa tameamea isolate UH-Manoa-2023 chromosome 6, ilVanTame1 primary haplotype, whole genome shotgun sequence:
- the LOC113393440 gene encoding lipoamide acyltransferase component of branched-chain alpha-keto acid dehydrogenase complex, mitochondrial, protein MAFATRKWLVNCRNLNKYNKLLSVTQSRSFSSWNYINKKNITKEEKRLKPKWIHTTSIVNKTVSFKLSDIGEGIREVVIKEWFVKVGDKVQQFDNICEVQSDKAAVTITSRYDGIVTKLYHEVDQTALVGQPLVDIELENSGEEDATPESSMVKPSIDTKTENMNIQKVKILTTPAVRRIAAQFKVDLSTVTATGRNGRLLKEDLLSHLNISADKSNDVPSSDSSEQAISIPVTGVKARTEIVVEDKIVPVTGFTKAMVKSMKESLNIPHLVLSDEYDVTKLVQARDSLKKLAQKRDVKLSYMPIILKGVSLGLSRYPILNSSLDSACENLTYKASHNIGFAMDTPNGLVVPVIKNVQNKSIIEIAVEMNLLQEKGSKGQLGLNDLKDGTFTISNIGTIGGTYAKPIIFSPQVSIGALGKIQVLPRFDSEGNVTKAHIISVSWSADHRVIDGATIAKFSSQLKEYLEEPYKLILDL, encoded by the exons aGGTCGTTCTCATCATggaattacattaataaaaaaaatattactaaggaAGAAAAACGATTGAAACCAAAATGGATACACACGACAAGCATTGTTAATAAAACAGTCTCATTTAAACTATCTGATATCGGAGAAGGAATACGTGAAGTTGTAATAAAAGAAtg GTTTGTCAAAGTAGGAGATAAAGTACAACAATTTGACAACATTTGCGAAGTTCAAAGTGATAAAGCAGCAGTCACTATAACCAGTAGATACGACGGAATCGTCACAAAACTATACCATGAAGTTGACCAAACTGCATTAGTTGGACAACCTTTAGTCGACATTGAATTAGAAAACTCTGGAGAAGAAg ACGCAACGCCAGAAAGTAGTATGGTCAAACCATCGATAGATACGAAGACagaaaatatgaatattcaaaaagtaaaaatattaacgactCCAGCCGTAAGAAGGATAGCGGCACAGTTTAAA GTCGATCTTAGTACTGTGACTGCTACTGGAAGAAATGGAAGACTACTCAAAGAAGATCTTTTGTCTCATCTAAATATCAGCGCAGATAAATCTAATGACGTACCAAGTAGCGATTCATCAGAACAAGCGATTTCTATACCTGTAACTGGAGTCAAAGCAAGAACTGAAATTGTAGTAGAAGATAAAATAGTGCCTGTTACTGGATTTACAAAAGCTATGGTGAAATCTATGAAAGAATCTTTG AATATTCCACATTTAGTATTGAGTGACGAATATGATGTAACAAAGTTAGTACAAGCAAGAGATAGTCTGAAGAAACTCGCTCAAAAACGAGATGTTAAATTGTCTTATATGCCTATAATACTTAAAGGCGTATCTTTGGGTCTCTCGCGTTATCCAATATTAAACAGTAGCCTCGACAGCGCTTGTGAAAATCTCACCTATAAAGCTAGTCATAATATTGGTTTTGCTATGGACACACCTAACGGTTTagttgtgcctgtaattaag AATGTACAAAATAAGAGTATCATAGAAATTGCTGTAGAAATGAATTTGTTGCAAGAGAAAGGCTCAAAGGGCCAACTAGGATTAAACGACCTCAAAGATGGAACTTTCACAATTTCTAATATAGGCACA ATCGGAGGAACATACGCAAAACCAATTATATTTTCACCTCAAGTATCAATTGGCGCTTTAGGAAAAATACAG GTACTACCGAGGTTTGACTCTGAAGGAAATGTGACGAAAGCTCACATTATATCAGTGAGTTGGTCAGCAGACCATAGAGTCATTGATGGAGCTACTATAGCTAAGTTTTCAAGCCAATTAAAAGAATATCTCGAAGAACCTTACAAACTAATTTTAGATCTGTAG